A DNA window from Pseudomonas tohonis contains the following coding sequences:
- a CDS encoding peptidylprolyl isomerase has protein sequence MKQFPRLALASSILALLLAGCDSSSDSIAEVNGKPVTQAQFDAFLKFKRVPAQNTQWVSRELDEYLEREGLAGQIEAQGLLPAEQVETEVAEFRKQMLISRYFEEFLRERVTDEAVRNFYATNPDQFQARKVHVAHILLRTNPGMSENERQALLSKAQEVQSRINAGEDFTALAATFSEDQLSAKQGGDLGWLQEGAIDPAFSGKVFAMKPGEVSEPVVTPFGFHVIKVIEGPQVVKQPFEAVSGDIRYRLRQEAKQAELERLKEAAKIDRKTPPAAAEGTAAKEGEDRAAG, from the coding sequence ATGAAGCAGTTCCCACGCCTCGCCTTGGCGTCCTCGATCCTGGCCCTGCTGCTGGCGGGCTGTGATTCCTCCAGCGATTCCATCGCCGAGGTGAACGGCAAGCCGGTCACCCAGGCGCAATTCGATGCCTTCCTCAAATTCAAGCGCGTGCCGGCGCAGAACACCCAGTGGGTCAGCCGCGAGCTGGACGAGTACCTGGAGCGCGAGGGCCTGGCCGGGCAGATCGAGGCCCAGGGCCTGCTGCCCGCCGAACAGGTCGAGACCGAGGTGGCCGAGTTCCGCAAGCAGATGCTGATCAGCCGCTACTTCGAGGAGTTCCTCCGCGAGCGGGTGACCGACGAGGCGGTGCGCAACTTCTACGCCACCAACCCCGACCAGTTCCAGGCGCGCAAGGTGCACGTCGCCCACATCCTCCTGCGCACCAACCCCGGCATGAGCGAGAACGAGCGCCAGGCGTTGCTGAGCAAGGCCCAGGAAGTGCAGTCGCGGATCAACGCCGGCGAGGACTTCACCGCGCTGGCCGCCACCTTCTCCGAGGACCAGCTGTCCGCCAAACAGGGCGGCGACCTGGGCTGGCTGCAGGAAGGCGCCATCGACCCGGCCTTCAGCGGCAAGGTATTCGCCATGAAGCCGGGCGAGGTGTCCGAGCCGGTGGTGACCCCCTTCGGCTTCCACGTGATCAAGGTGATCGAGGGGCCGCAGGTGGTGAAGCAGCCGTTCGAAGCGGTCAGCGGCGACATCCGTTATCGCCTGCGCCAGGAAGCCAAGCAGGCCGAGCTGGAGCGCCTGAAGGAAGCGGCGAAGATCGACCGCAAGACGCCACCGGCCGCGGCCGAGGGCACCGCCGCCAAGGAAGGCGAAGACCGTGCCGCGGGTTGA